The sequence below is a genomic window from Candidatus Thiodiazotropha endoloripes.
TAGTGACAACAGATACATTCCGGCTGAATGCCGCCAATAGTTAATAAACTGTCGTAGATCATACGGCACTCTTAAGCAAAAGCCCCGAACTACTCGGGGCTTTTTTAATTCCACTAATCATAAAAGAGAACGTATCTAAAAAATACTATAAAATCTATTTATAGCGTTTACAATGTTAAGTTGGACTCTACATAATCTATTGCGCGCTCAGAAATGTAGCGCTATATTGTCAGCGTATCAATGGCTTACGTAAAGCATTGCCACTTTTTAATGAAATGAGTTTACTTATAACCGTGCTTTAACATCCCACCTACAGTGATACATATATTCACAGCTGCATCTAAACTATATTTAAACTCTGCCGCAAACATTACAAGTACTATAAGATATCAAGTGTATTTATCGGATGGCTTCAACCAAACCACAAGTCAATCTAAGCGGTCTAGGGCGCTGCCTCATTCAAGATGGCCTGATCACAGAAGACCAGGCAGAATCAACATTTGTCGAGGCTTTGCAAAAAAAGACCCCCTATGTCGCCTATCTAGTTGAAAAAAAGATCCTCAAAAGTTTAGATATTGCGATATCCGCATCTAGGGGATTCGGTGTACCCATTTTTGATCTTAACGTACTGGATCAAGAAGTTATACCCAGCGATGCAGTACCTGAAAAGCTAATACGTACTCATCATGCTTTACCCATATTCAAACGAGGTAATCGTCTCTTTCTAGCTGTATCTGATCCTACTAATCACCAAGGACTGGATGAAATCCGTTTTAATACAGGGTTAGCTTCTGAAGCAATTCTCGTTGAAGAGAATAAACTCGGAAGGATGATTGAAAAGGTGCTGGAGGCACAAGAGACAGGTATGGATGATCTGCTTGATGCAGATCTAGATAATCTGGATATTTCTACTGGGGAAGAAGATACTTCAAATGATGAATCTAATCTTGACGTAGACGAAGCACCTGTAGTCCGCTATATCAACAAGATACTGCTTGACGCCATCAATCAAGGTGTTTCTGATGTCCATTTTGAACCTTACGAATACACCTATAGAATTCGCTATCGTCAAGATGGCATGCTCCGAGAGATTGCTAATCCACCCTCCAACTTAGCCAACCGACTATCTAGTCGAATCAAGGTAATGTCACGGATGAATATTGCTGAAAAACGCGTACCACAGGATGGTCGTATTAAAATGCAGCTCTCCAAAAAACGTGCTATCGACTTTCGTGTAAATACCTGCCCTACACTATACGGTGAAAAGATTGTCTTACGTATTTTGGATCCAACAAGTGCACAACTTGGTATAGAAGCATTAGGTTTCGAGGAAGACCAGCAGAAGTATTTTCTTGACGCTATCAGCAAGCCGTACGGCATGATTCTCGTGACCGGCCCAACTGGTAGCGGTAAAACAGTAAGCCTTTATACAGCACTTAATTTACTCAACAAACCCGAAGTTAATATTTCTACAGCTGAAGATCCAGTTGAGATCCAGGTTGCCGGAATCAATCAAGTCAATATGAATGTAAAAACAGGATTGACTTTTGCTGAGGCACTCAGAGCATTTCTCCGCCAGGATCCAGATATTGTCATGGTTGGTGAGATACGCGATCTGGAAACAGCTGAAATTGCAGTTAAAGCAGCACAAACGGGGCACTTGGTTCTTTCCACCTTACATACAAACGACGCGCCACAAACCCTTACCCGCCTAGCCAACATGGGGGTACCTCCTTTTAATATTGCATCTTCAGTACTCCTCATCATGGCACAACGCCTTGCAAGAAGATTATGTGAACACTGTAAAACACCAGATGAGGTACCTAAGGAAGCATTGCTAGAGGAAGGCTTCACAGAAGAGCAAGTTAATACAGATTTCACAATTTACAAACCTAACGGATGCGACTTATGTACTGGCGGTTATAAGGGACGTGTAGGTATTTTTCAGGTAATGCCCGTTTCTGAAAACATGGGTAAAATTATTATGGAAGGTGGGACCTCCCTACAACTGGAAGAACAGGCCCGACTGGATGGCATAGATAGCCTCCGGCAATCAGGTTTGCGTAAAGTTATGCAGGGTATAACTAGCCTTCAAGAACTCAATCGGGTAACCAAGGATTAGTCAATGGCACCACCAAGAAAGAAACCAAAGATAAAATCTTATTTATTCACCTGGGAAGGAACCGATAAAAAAGGATCCCGGTTATCTGGTGAAGCGCGTGCAACCGACGCAAATATGGTTAAAGCTGACTTACGTCGGCAAGGTGTCACACCAATCAAGGTTAGAAAAAAACCTGTATCAATTTTTAGCAAGAAAAAGAAAATCACCAGCGCGGATGTAACAGTCTTCAGTCGCCAGCTTGCCACTATGATGTCTGCTGGTGTACCTATGGTACAAGCCTTTGATATTGTTGGCCGAGGTCATGAAAACCCCTCGATGCAGGAGCTGGTACTAACGATCAAAGCCGATGTGGAAGGTGGTACCGCCCTTGCCGATGCATTGAAAAAACACCCTTTGCATTTTGAAGATCTGTTTGTGAATCTGGTTAGAGCCGGTGAACACGCAGGTGTACTGGAAACACTCCTACACAAAATAGCAACCTACAAAGAGAAAACGGAATCGATTAAGGCCAAGATCAAAAAGGCACTCTTCTACCCCGCCGCCATTGTAGCCGCAGCTATTATTGTAACAGCAATCCTATTGATCTTTGTAATACCCCAATTCGAAGCACTTTTCAGTAATTTTGGCGCAGAGTTGCCGGCTTTCACACAAATGGTCGTGAGTATGTCTCATTTTGTCCGCGACAAATGGTGGATTATATTGGGCATATCATTTATAGCTGTTTATCTGTTTATCAATACATGGAAACGTTCGAGAAAACTACGCCATACAATCGATAGGATATTACTCAAGGTACCCGTGATCGGAATGATTTTGAATAAATCTGCAATTGCCCGATTCTCACGCACCTTGGCAACCATGTCAGCCGCCGGTGTACCGTTGGTGGAAGCACTCGACTCAGTGGCCGGAGCTACCGGCAATGTTGTCTACAGCGATGCAGTCATGAGGATGCGAGAAGATGTCGCCACAGGCCAATCGCTACAATTGGCTATGAAACAACGCAATCTCTTCCCCAACATGGTTGTGCAGATGGTATCAATCGGTGAAGAGTCCGGATCACTCGACGACATGCTGAACAAAGTGGCCGATTTCTATGAGGAACAGGTTGATAATGCCGTTGATGCCATGAGCAGCCTGATGGAACCTTTGATCATGGTGGTACTTGGAACACTTGTCGGTGGTCTTGTTATCGCGATGTATCTGCCAATATTCAAGATGGGTACAGCGATCTAATCCGCACAGTTTCAACACAACAAAAGTAAAAAATATTGTGATTGTTATTGATTTTCTAAATAACAATAGTGGGGCTTTTCTGCTCTTAGCCCTAATTGTTGGGCTCATTGTCGGTAGCTTTCTGAATGTTGTAATCCATCGACTTCCGAAAATGATGGAACAACAATGGCACAAGGACTGCGATGAGCTAAAAGGTCTCACTTCCGAATCATCCAACGAGACTGAAGTCTACAATCTTAATACGCCGGCTTCTCACTGCCCAAAATGCCAGCATAGAATTCGTCCCTGGGAGAATATTCCGGTTATCAGTTGGCTGGTGTTAAAAGGCCGCTGTTCCAACTGTCAGAATCCGATCAGCGCCAGATACCCGATCATCGAATCTGTAACCGGTTTGCTATCACTCTGGATTGCCTACCATTTCGGTTTTTCCTGGGAAGCAGCCGCAGCGATGCTGTTGACCTGGAGTCTGATTTCCTTGACGGTGATCGATTTCGATGTGCAACTGCTGCCGGATAACATCACTTTACCTTTTCTTTGGCTCGGTCTCTTGTTCAACATCAACGGCCTCTTCACCGACCTCGAATCATCTGTGATCGGCGCCATTGCAGGCTATATGGCGCTGTGGAGTGTCTACCAGCTATTCAAAAAACTCACTGGCAAGGAGGGCATGGGGTATGGCGATTTCAAATTGCTGGCCATGCTCGGCGCCTGGCTGGGCTGGCAATATCTGCCACAAATCATTCTACTCTCCGCATTGGTTGGTGCCGTCGTCGGTATTCTGCTGATCGTTGTCAGAGGCCGTGACCGGAACATTCCGATTCCTTTCGGCCCCTATCTGGCTGCTGCCGGCTGGATCAGTCTGATGTGGGGATCTCAGATCAATCAGGCCTATCTTCGCTGGTCTGGCTTGTAATCCCTGTGTTGACAGTAGCCCTTACCGGGGGAATCGGCAGCGGCAAAAGCGCTGTATCCAACCATTTTGACTCACTTGGTGTGCCGGTCATCGATGCGGACAGGCTGGCGCACCAGATGGTCCAACCTGGTTCGCCCGCATTAACCCAGATAGAGACCGCCTTCGGTGAACACCTGATCGACCAGCAGGGAAGACTGAACCGGGGTGCCCTGAGAGAGATCGTGTTTAACGACCCGACGCAAAGAAAACGTCTCGAATCGATCCTCCACCCTCCGATTAGGCAGGCCATGGAGGATTGGGTCGAACAACAGACAGCTCCCTACGTGATACTGGTCATTCCACTGCTGTTTGAGACCGGGCAACAGGATATCGCGCAGCGGATACTGGTTGTGGATTGTGAAGAATCCCTTCAGTACCAACGGGTAGCACAACGGGACAACCTGGATGAGTCAGAAATCGCCCAGATCCTCGCCAGCCAGGTCGATCGTCAGACCCGACTGGAGGGTGCTGACGATATCATTGAGAATAATGGCGACCTGGCT
It includes:
- a CDS encoding type II secretion system F family protein, with translation MAPPRKKPKIKSYLFTWEGTDKKGSRLSGEARATDANMVKADLRRQGVTPIKVRKKPVSIFSKKKKITSADVTVFSRQLATMMSAGVPMVQAFDIVGRGHENPSMQELVLTIKADVEGGTALADALKKHPLHFEDLFVNLVRAGEHAGVLETLLHKIATYKEKTESIKAKIKKALFYPAAIVAAAIIVTAILLIFVIPQFEALFSNFGAELPAFTQMVVSMSHFVRDKWWIILGISFIAVYLFINTWKRSRKLRHTIDRILLKVPVIGMILNKSAIARFSRTLATMSAAGVPLVEALDSVAGATGNVVYSDAVMRMREDVATGQSLQLAMKQRNLFPNMVVQMVSIGEESGSLDDMLNKVADFYEEQVDNAVDAMSSLMEPLIMVVLGTLVGGLVIAMYLPIFKMGTAI
- the pilB gene encoding type IV-A pilus assembly ATPase PilB, whose product is MASTKPQVNLSGLGRCLIQDGLITEDQAESTFVEALQKKTPYVAYLVEKKILKSLDIAISASRGFGVPIFDLNVLDQEVIPSDAVPEKLIRTHHALPIFKRGNRLFLAVSDPTNHQGLDEIRFNTGLASEAILVEENKLGRMIEKVLEAQETGMDDLLDADLDNLDISTGEEDTSNDESNLDVDEAPVVRYINKILLDAINQGVSDVHFEPYEYTYRIRYRQDGMLREIANPPSNLANRLSSRIKVMSRMNIAEKRVPQDGRIKMQLSKKRAIDFRVNTCPTLYGEKIVLRILDPTSAQLGIEALGFEEDQQKYFLDAISKPYGMILVTGPTGSGKTVSLYTALNLLNKPEVNISTAEDPVEIQVAGINQVNMNVKTGLTFAEALRAFLRQDPDIVMVGEIRDLETAEIAVKAAQTGHLVLSTLHTNDAPQTLTRLANMGVPPFNIASSVLLIMAQRLARRLCEHCKTPDEVPKEALLEEGFTEEQVNTDFTIYKPNGCDLCTGGYKGRVGIFQVMPVSENMGKIIMEGGTSLQLEEQARLDGIDSLRQSGLRKVMQGITSLQELNRVTKD
- a CDS encoding prepilin peptidase codes for the protein MIVIDFLNNNSGAFLLLALIVGLIVGSFLNVVIHRLPKMMEQQWHKDCDELKGLTSESSNETEVYNLNTPASHCPKCQHRIRPWENIPVISWLVLKGRCSNCQNPISARYPIIESVTGLLSLWIAYHFGFSWEAAAAMLLTWSLISLTVIDFDVQLLPDNITLPFLWLGLLFNINGLFTDLESSVIGAIAGYMALWSVYQLFKKLTGKEGMGYGDFKLLAMLGAWLGWQYLPQIILLSALVGAVVGILLIVVRGRDRNIPIPFGPYLAAAGWISLMWGSQINQAYLRWSGL
- the coaE gene encoding dephospho-CoA kinase (Dephospho-CoA kinase (CoaE) performs the final step in coenzyme A biosynthesis.); the protein is MLTVALTGGIGSGKSAVSNHFDSLGVPVIDADRLAHQMVQPGSPALTQIETAFGEHLIDQQGRLNRGALREIVFNDPTQRKRLESILHPPIRQAMEDWVEQQTAPYVILVIPLLFETGQQDIAQRILVVDCEESLQYQRVAQRDNLDESEIAQILASQVDRQTRLEGADDIIENNGDLAALTKATERMHQAYLVLSKS